From the Lactuca sativa cultivar Salinas chromosome 9, Lsat_Salinas_v11, whole genome shotgun sequence genome, the window CATTACTTTGTCCTTGTTCTCTCCCATGTTCCCATACATCTTCAAGAAATTAGAAGCATCAATTTAAGCCATTCTTGACGTTAATCCTTGAAGAAATGTTAATCTGCAATACATCAAATCATTTATTTTGCAAAGAATACAATCTTTCTGTTATTGTTCACATTCACACCAACAAGAATACCCACCCTACTTACAAAACCATACAAGAATAAACAATCACCAAATCAATAATTACACACAATGCACAAACACAACAAATCAacaaatcaatcaatcaatcaatcaaccacaTTCAACTACAACTATACATCATTTCATGATGAAGTATCTAATTGGGGTTCTGAGAAGGTTCTCTTGAGACGTGGGGATGGAGTTGATGGAGGTGAGGCAGTTAACCTTCTAGAAGAAatcccacccccacccccacccccaccagGGGTAGAAGTTATAATTACAGGTGTAACCTCTTCAATGCCTTCATCCAAATACACAACATCTTGCATTGTTAGTTGATGATATTCAACAATTTCCCTCAAGAATCGATTCTCACGTGCATATACTGAATTCTCATTTGCCAATCGCGCCTTTTCTGCTAAAAGTGACTCGAGTTGTTCACGTATCTGATAATTCAAAATATCATAACACCCAAATTTAACTTAATATGTATGTTAATAAGTATGTTAAgttgttttaaaataaatgaaaacgaATACGTGCCATGTCATCATCTGCAGGGTGATCTCCCTTTTCAAGAGCCTCTCGTAGCATTTTGTTTTCTTCTTCAAGTTGACTACTTCTTTCTTTTGCAAATGCCAGATCAGCTTTTACGGTTTTCAGCTCCCGAAGGAGTAGTTTTGCCTTTGCAGCTGTTGCAATCGCCACCTGTCACACATAACACACAATTCTTACTACTAAAAAGTTGAGACCACGTTTGTTTTGTTATGCAGGACAGGATCTGACATAACAGGTTGTACTATGTTTGGACTGAGACCGAGACTAATGTTAAGCACAGATATGTAATTTACTAATTACACATTTGCCACCTTACGTCGCGTGATGCCTTGATTTGAAAATCTTGGTTTgacggttgttgttgttgttgttgtgtggATTCCATTCCAGGGACCTGATTCCGATTCCAATTCTGATTCTGATTCTGATTCTGGTCATCATTCACTCCTTTTCTCCTGTTCTGAAGTTTGCGTGTTTCTTGGATGATGCCATGAGTTTTCTTGTCCACAATTGTACGCCCTTCCTGATAATAAATGTAAGTAAGAATACATCATTTATGTTTCTATGATCTTTTCAATTGACAAAATCAAAGCAACCAAAGCTCCAAGATCAATGAAGACAGAAAGGAGAAGGTGAAAACAGAAATTGAAAATATCAGTTAATGCTAATTACCTCAAAGGCATTTCCAATTGAGTCACCAATCTGATTAAGTGAAGATGTGAGTTTATCTAAGCCCTTCCTTAATCTTGGATTATCCAATTTTCTGGAGTTCTCAAAAGATTCATAACGATGCTCAACCTGAGTGTTAAACATCATATATGGAAATATCAAGATAGTGGTGTCAATTGTCAAACAACAAAtaaataatactttttatttgCATTGTGAA encodes:
- the LOC111876113 gene encoding uncharacterized protein LOC111876113, encoding MAYRRKQGISRASTFNEEILHSPNNRDTTTTTSSAAPSSSLAAQAIRASAAHRDSSLSSAYANSTSHSSSKDRSKGSATYDYTSMGSTNEPGGFWGVLARKAKSILDDDNDSTKRFDPPISSVKPETVSTSNQVEHRYESFENSRKLDNPRLRKGLDKLTSSLNQIGDSIGNAFEEGRTIVDKKTHGIIQETRKLQNRRKGVNDDQNQNQNQNWNRNQVPGMESTQQQQQQPSNQDFQIKASRDVAIATAAKAKLLLRELKTVKADLAFAKERSSQLEEENKMLREALEKGDHPADDDMIREQLESLLAEKARLANENSVYARENRFLREIVEYHQLTMQDVVYLDEGIEEVTPVIITSTPGGGGGGGGISSRRLTASPPSTPSPRLKRTFSEPQLDTSS